Proteins encoded together in one Chitinophaga varians window:
- a CDS encoding FecR domain-containing protein — translation MTSTYFDEALYTLLCKYLLNEADTEERAWVEAWLQEDTGNARLLASLGKVLQTAADQAVAVPVETDRSWQQLYAKMNVTPAAAPSAKEPVKPVRKSGYIYTLLKVAAVLLIALGAGWWFLTTKKPAAVYAGPATAQLPDGSSVQLMEDSRLELAKDYNNSNRTVSLQGVATFDVAGNAGQPFVVMLGHTEVKVLGTRFTIHYVPGQQAVSVHVASGKVMVIDHDNADSVVLTQGMLLRNDSLRPAFRIATHVIDIKKKSLAFHDTPLEEVLQTITEVYDVKVELENTSLLKLTVSTNFNGESIEDVMNALAMTLNASWEKTGDRHYKLK, via the coding sequence ATGACATCAACCTATTTTGACGAGGCACTGTATACCTTGCTCTGCAAGTATCTGCTGAATGAAGCGGATACGGAGGAGCGTGCCTGGGTAGAGGCCTGGTTGCAGGAAGATACCGGTAACGCCAGGCTATTGGCGTCGCTGGGCAAAGTGTTGCAGACGGCCGCCGATCAGGCGGTAGCGGTGCCGGTGGAGACAGACCGCTCCTGGCAGCAGTTGTATGCGAAAATGAATGTGACGCCGGCAGCGGCGCCGTCCGCGAAGGAGCCGGTTAAGCCGGTGCGTAAATCCGGTTATATTTATACCCTGCTGAAAGTGGCGGCGGTATTATTAATAGCCCTGGGCGCCGGATGGTGGTTTCTGACCACCAAAAAGCCGGCCGCTGTGTACGCAGGGCCTGCCACCGCCCAGCTGCCCGATGGCAGCAGCGTTCAGCTGATGGAGGATTCCAGGCTGGAACTGGCGAAAGATTATAACAACAGCAACCGGACCGTCAGCCTGCAGGGCGTGGCCACCTTCGATGTGGCCGGTAATGCAGGACAGCCGTTTGTGGTAATGCTGGGACATACAGAGGTAAAGGTACTGGGTACCCGCTTTACCATACATTATGTGCCCGGTCAACAAGCAGTTTCTGTACATGTAGCCAGCGGTAAAGTAATGGTGATTGATCATGACAACGCAGACAGCGTAGTGCTTACACAAGGCATGCTGCTGCGGAATGACAGCCTCCGTCCGGCTTTCCGCATCGCCACACATGTCATTGATATAAAGAAAAAATCGCTTGCTTTTCATGATACCCCGCTGGAGGAAGTACTGCAAACCATCACAGAAGTGTATGACGTAAAAGTGGAACTGGAAAATACTTCCCTGTTGAAACTGACCGTCAGCACCA
- a CDS encoding RNA polymerase sigma-70 factor, with protein MLELQSFESLFRENHAQCVAFATHYMGDSHAAEEVVQQVFLRLWEKRDSITITGPVKAYLFSAIRNTAISQWRKETVRVDRETHYSTIRDSATEATDQARELERLYQQALDRLPDRCREVFVLSRQQQMKYAEIAATLDISVKTVENHMGKALRILHQELKEYLPLLTGFLF; from the coding sequence ATGTTGGAACTCCAGTCATTCGAATCATTGTTCCGGGAAAATCATGCGCAATGCGTCGCCTTTGCCACACACTACATGGGAGATTCCCATGCGGCGGAGGAAGTCGTACAGCAAGTGTTTTTAAGGCTCTGGGAAAAGCGGGATAGTATCACTATTACCGGACCGGTGAAAGCGTACTTGTTTTCCGCCATCCGGAATACGGCGATCAGCCAGTGGCGCAAGGAAACTGTGAGGGTGGACCGGGAAACGCATTACAGCACGATACGGGACTCCGCCACCGAGGCCACTGACCAGGCCCGTGAGCTGGAGCGGCTGTACCAGCAGGCGTTGGACAGGCTGCCGGACAGGTGCAGGGAAGTATTTGTTCTGAGCCGCCAGCAACAGATGAAATATGCCGAAATTGCGGCGACGCTTGATATTTCAGTAAAGACAGTCGAGAACCATATGGGTAAGGCCCTTCGTATCCTGCACCAGGAGCTGAAGGAATACCTGCCTTTGTTAACTGGATTTTTATTTTAA